One genomic window of Deinococcus sp. Leaf326 includes the following:
- a CDS encoding transglycosylase domain-containing protein: MKLWRPQLWKSLSPWPRTPFVRRPAPWTWRRLLRAGLATVGVLTLGTMALGLGGAAYSGAWARAWNLRAELQPIEVQDRRGAPLGVIDHCREGGATNAVPCRESLSVPLTGVSRSFLLAYVSKEDVRFFSHVGVDLGRLPRALLSGAGGSTITMQLLKNSVLAGHFDYDTGRRGLGLVMTRKATEFVLAPVVTAKYGRREILSMSVNSLPWLGIGQRKGIYDAARTVFGVDPADLTLAQSAFLVGLLPAPGRYLVDDQTAPETATSRFRWMRTQQLLTLRILRSRELITAAQYAEAAQTPLQPRLWRVEYAGGGSDLRVVSATRNPDYRNDPEPVWAMQELVRRELRADGIDPRRVGRVVLTIDAAAQAALTRRVTGEGATGGRPVGVAEGAAIVDVRGGGVIALSSSTGGNESSQPGRQWAVSALRPVASTVKPLLYSVAFGQGLTQQSTLTDGPTRYGAQNIRNNSGTFLGRPVTVREANARSLNTVAVQVGLGRETALRAVLGSVGYREDTANRSSPALGTYRATPLTVAAAYASFANGGELCRPHLLAEVYDRAGRPLALPRGGCEALWSGAVAYETFDMLTGAVNDPASHVQFLRPTLWQRLAGHGVPLGAKSGTTDDVRDTWCAAVTPQYAMAVWIGDPSGVSSVPTDLYRDQTACREVGLLRDLPHEVREVTPPAGMTRRDGAAVPAPGVTPKNPAPPARTAAPGSGAPARGAGTP; encoded by the coding sequence GTGAAACTCTGGCGGCCCCAGCTCTGGAAGTCCCTGAGCCCCTGGCCGCGCACCCCCTTCGTCCGGCGGCCCGCGCCCTGGACGTGGCGGCGCCTGCTGCGCGCCGGGCTGGCGACGGTCGGCGTGCTGACCCTGGGCACGATGGCGCTGGGTCTGGGCGGCGCGGCCTACAGCGGCGCGTGGGCGCGGGCCTGGAACCTGCGCGCCGAGCTGCAGCCCATCGAGGTGCAGGACCGCCGGGGCGCGCCGCTGGGCGTCATTGACCACTGCCGCGAGGGCGGAGCCACCAACGCCGTGCCCTGCCGCGAGTCGCTGAGCGTGCCGCTGACCGGCGTGTCGCGCAGCTTTCTGCTGGCCTACGTGAGCAAGGAGGACGTGCGCTTCTTCTCGCACGTCGGGGTGGACCTGGGCCGGCTGCCCCGCGCCCTGCTGAGCGGCGCGGGCGGCAGCACCATCACCATGCAGCTCCTGAAAAACAGTGTGCTGGCCGGCCACTTCGACTACGACACTGGGCGCCGGGGCCTGGGCCTGGTCATGACCCGCAAGGCGACCGAGTTCGTGCTGGCCCCGGTGGTGACGGCGAAATACGGCCGGCGCGAGATCCTGTCCATGAGCGTGAACAGTCTGCCGTGGCTGGGCATCGGGCAGCGCAAGGGCATCTACGACGCGGCCCGCACGGTGTTCGGGGTGGACCCGGCCGACCTGACCCTGGCTCAGAGTGCCTTCCTGGTGGGGCTGCTGCCCGCGCCGGGACGCTACCTGGTAGACGACCAGACCGCGCCCGAGACCGCCACGTCGCGCTTCCGCTGGATGCGCACCCAGCAGCTGCTGACCCTGCGGATCCTGCGCAGCCGCGAGCTCATCACGGCGGCGCAGTACGCCGAGGCCGCCCAGACGCCGCTGCAACCCCGGCTGTGGCGGGTGGAATACGCCGGCGGCGGCAGCGACCTGCGGGTGGTGTCGGCCACGCGCAACCCCGACTACCGCAACGACCCCGAACCCGTGTGGGCCATGCAGGAGCTCGTGCGGCGCGAGCTGCGCGCGGACGGCATAGACCCCCGGCGGGTGGGGCGCGTGGTCCTGACCATCGACGCGGCGGCGCAGGCGGCCCTGACGCGGCGCGTGACCGGCGAGGGCGCGACCGGCGGGCGGCCCGTGGGCGTGGCCGAGGGCGCGGCGATCGTGGACGTGCGTGGGGGGGGCGTCATCGCGCTGTCGAGCAGCACGGGCGGCAACGAGAGCAGCCAGCCGGGACGGCAGTGGGCGGTCAGCGCGCTGCGCCCGGTGGCGAGCACCGTCAAGCCTCTGCTGTACTCGGTGGCCTTCGGGCAGGGGCTGACGCAACAGAGCACGCTGACCGACGGCCCCACCCGCTACGGCGCGCAGAATATTCGCAACAATTCAGGCACCTTTCTGGGACGCCCGGTGACGGTGCGCGAGGCCAATGCCCGCAGCCTGAACACGGTCGCCGTACAGGTGGGCCTAGGCCGCGAGACCGCTCTGCGGGCCGTGCTGGGGAGCGTGGGCTACCGCGAGGACACGGCCAACCGTTCCAGCCCCGCGCTGGGCACCTACCGCGCCACGCCGCTGACGGTTGCCGCCGCCTACGCCAGCTTCGCCAACGGCGGTGAGCTGTGCCGGCCGCACCTGCTGGCCGAGGTGTACGACCGCGCCGGGCGGCCGCTGGCCCTGCCCAGGGGCGGCTGCGAGGCACTGTGGAGCGGCGCGGTCGCCTACGAGACCTTCGACATGCTGACCGGAGCGGTGAACGACCCGGCCAGCCACGTCCAGTTCCTGCGGCCCACGCTGTGGCAGCGGCTCGCGGGGCACGGCGTGCCGCTGGGGGCCAAGTCGGGCACCACCGACGACGTGCGCGACACCTGGTGCGCCGCCGTGACGCCGCAGTACGCGATGGCGGTCTGGATCGGCGACCCGAGCGGCGTGTCCAGCGTCCCCACCGACCTCTACCGCGACCAGACCGCCTGCCGCGAGGTGGGGCTGCTGCGCGACCTGCCCCACGAGGTCCGCGAGGTGACGCCGCCCGCCGGAATGACCCGCCGGGACGGCGCAGCGGTGCCCGCCCCCGGCGTGACGCCCAAAAACCCTGCGCCGCCCGCGCGCACGGCGGCCCCAGGTTCCGGAGCCCCAGCTAGAGGCGCGGGCACGCCATGA
- a CDS encoding NfeD family protein: MDWLPTLERVAPWHWWVLGALLLILEVAAPGVFFVWLALAAFGLGLVVFVLPLPVAVQLLLFAVFCVVSVVLGRRYVGRLGLGGEGGDTLNTGASRLVGRTVTVTAPIVNGVGRVRVGDSDWRARGPDTPAGTSVLIVAAEGTTLIVREVSGSWV; the protein is encoded by the coding sequence GTGGACTGGCTGCCGACCCTGGAGCGCGTGGCCCCCTGGCACTGGTGGGTGCTGGGCGCCCTCCTGCTGATCCTGGAAGTGGCCGCGCCGGGCGTGTTTTTCGTGTGGCTGGCCCTCGCGGCCTTCGGGCTGGGGCTGGTGGTGTTCGTGCTACCACTGCCTGTGGCCGTGCAACTGCTGCTGTTCGCGGTCTTCTGCGTGGTCTCGGTGGTGCTGGGCCGGCGCTATGTGGGCCGCCTGGGGCTGGGCGGCGAGGGCGGCGACACCCTGAACACTGGGGCCAGCCGTCTGGTCGGGCGCACCGTGACCGTCACCGCGCCCATCGTGAACGGTGTGGGGCGCGTCCGCGTGGGCGACAGCGACTGGCGGGCGCGCGGCCCCGACACCCCGGCGGGCACGAGCGTGCTTATCGTGGCTGCCGAGGGCACCACCCTGATCGTGCGGGAGGTCAGCGGCAGCTGGGTGTGA
- a CDS encoding SPFH domain-containing protein: MGFVIFVVVLLALVFVTLFAGVKSVPQGYQWTQERFGKFQRTLKPGLNIIVPYIDRIGRRVNMMEQVLDVPSQEIITRDNALVTVDGVVFYQVLDAARASYEVRNLEIATLNLTMTNIRTVMGSMDLDELLSNRDQINARLLSVVDEATEPWGVKVTRIEVKDIRPPADLVASMARQMKAEREKRANILDAEGFRQAAILKAEGEKQAKILNAEGRRQAAFLEAEARERAAEAEATATRVVSEAIAGGNVQAINYFIAQKYVDALKDIASAPNQKTLILPVEATSILGSLQGIAEVAREAFGGKKG; encoded by the coding sequence ATGGGATTCGTCATTTTCGTCGTTGTGCTGCTCGCGCTCGTGTTTGTCACGTTATTCGCCGGAGTCAAGAGCGTGCCGCAGGGCTACCAGTGGACCCAGGAGCGCTTCGGCAAGTTCCAGCGCACCCTCAAGCCGGGCCTGAACATCATCGTGCCGTACATCGACCGCATCGGGCGCCGGGTCAACATGATGGAGCAGGTGCTCGACGTGCCCTCGCAGGAGATCATCACCCGGGACAACGCGCTCGTCACGGTGGACGGCGTGGTGTTCTATCAGGTGCTCGACGCCGCCCGCGCGAGCTACGAGGTCCGCAACCTCGAAATCGCCACCCTGAACCTCACGATGACGAACATCCGCACCGTGATGGGCAGCATGGACCTCGACGAACTGCTCTCCAACCGCGACCAGATCAACGCCCGGCTGCTCTCGGTGGTCGACGAGGCGACCGAGCCGTGGGGGGTCAAGGTCACGCGCATTGAGGTCAAGGACATCCGGCCGCCTGCCGATCTCGTCGCCAGCATGGCCCGCCAGATGAAGGCCGAGCGTGAGAAGCGCGCCAACATCCTCGACGCCGAGGGCTTCCGGCAGGCCGCGATTCTCAAGGCCGAGGGTGAGAAGCAGGCCAAGATCCTGAACGCCGAGGGCCGCCGTCAGGCCGCCTTCCTGGAGGCTGAGGCCCGCGAGCGCGCCGCCGAGGCCGAGGCGACCGCAACCCGCGTGGTCAGCGAGGCGATCGCGGGCGGCAACGTGCAGGCCATCAACTACTTCATCGCCCAGAAGTACGTGGACGCCCTGAAGGACATCGCCAGCGCCCCCAATCAGAAGACCCTGATCCTGCCGGTCGAGGCCACCAGCATCCTGGGCAGCCTCCAGGGCATCGCGGAGGTCGCGCGCGAGGCCTTCGGCGGCAAGAAGGGGTAG
- a CDS encoding VWA domain-containing protein, with amino-acid sequence MTLPPLLAALWPLLLPSLSPTPASASALLGLSTPPLHFVLAADMTGSSKNPAYGYAKQAALLTQSLLLNQVRSGDTVTLLRVCSGVQTVADFRFESKNGARLSKADILRYTSALTQPCTTRGSAITAALTQARTMIARTKAGADVVVLFTDGAVLDDPGRAGLSQTFTGLLKASSTRAVFLAGLSPEKSANGDSVRDGFVKALGGGADDRRVLMAGAYDLNNVYPTFAAAVNKARK; translated from the coding sequence ATGACCCTGCCCCCCCTGCTCGCGGCCCTGTGGCCCCTGCTGCTGCCCAGCCTCTCTCCCACGCCCGCGAGCGCCTCGGCGCTGCTGGGCCTTTCGACCCCGCCGCTGCATTTCGTCCTGGCCGCCGACATGACCGGCAGCAGCAAGAACCCCGCCTACGGCTACGCCAAACAGGCGGCGCTGCTCACCCAGAGCCTGCTGCTCAACCAGGTGCGCTCGGGCGACACCGTCACCCTGCTGCGGGTGTGCAGCGGCGTGCAGACGGTCGCGGACTTCCGGTTCGAGTCCAAGAACGGCGCGCGGCTGAGCAAGGCCGACATCCTGCGCTACACCTCGGCACTAACACAGCCCTGCACGACGCGCGGCAGCGCGATCACGGCCGCGCTGACCCAGGCGCGCACCATGATCGCGCGGACCAAGGCCGGCGCCGACGTGGTCGTGCTGTTCACCGACGGCGCGGTCCTCGACGATCCGGGGCGCGCCGGACTGAGCCAGACCTTCACGGGTCTGCTGAAGGCGAGCAGCACGCGCGCGGTCTTTCTCGCGGGCCTCTCGCCCGAGAAGAGCGCAAACGGCGACTCGGTCCGTGACGGCTTCGTCAAGGCGCTCGGGGGCGGGGCGGACGACCGCCGCGTGCTCATGGCCGGGGCCTACGACCTGAACAACGTCTACCCCACCTTCGCCGCCGCCGTGAACAAGGCGAGGAAGTGA